In Besnoitia besnoiti strain Bb-Ger1 chromosome I, whole genome shotgun sequence, the genomic window TCCGGCGATATTGTGCACATTGACTTTGGCATCATGTTTGAGCAGGGGAAGCTGCTTGCGATCCCAGAACTCGTCCCCTTTCGACTCACGAGAGACCTTGTCGACGGCTTGGGCTGCCTCGGGGTCGCCGGGTGCTTCAAGCGCGACTGCGAAACAACTATGGAAGTATGTCCATCCGGCTGACGACCTGACGCTGCCACAGGCCGGCGGCTGTGACGGTGGATGCCTTGGTCACGACGTGTGCGCAGTGCCGACAGACAAATGCCAGGCTTATCGACCTACTCGGACAACAGGCTGGGACGTTGCACTGAAACTCAAGAATCGTCAGgtgtatgcatgtgcagACGAGTGTAGTCAGGTTCGATATAGGGACAGGAATATAACGGCTTCGTTTGCAGTTACACACCTAGCTGCCGTATTCCCGGGCGACAGCTGAGCTTTGATATGCAGACAGTTTCCTGCGATACCCGTGTGGACAACTATCCACAGCGTCATTCTCCTGTATATGTGTTTTTTGTTGATACATTCTTAGTGACGCCACTTGTGCGCACGCATTAGCGAGACAGCAGGACGCGTTTACGACTCAGCTAGCTCTGTGTGTCAGTTCCTCTcgtgtctgcgtcgtcttgtTCAAGGCTTCGCTTTGTGTTTGTTTTGAAATCGACTCTCCGCTAGGTGCtacgccgcgtctcgccgctggTCGTGTCTATCGTTGAAGTTCTTCTGTTCGATCCTCTGTATCGGTGGTGCCTGGACGCGCGTCGACTTCTCCAGGACAACGAGAAGTCCCTCCCGTTGGCCTCATCGTCTCGTCCTGACGTTTCGGCGAAACGCGGGCGGGGCAAAGGCGCCGTGGCCGCGAGTGGAAGGGGAAAACGACCAGCTTTTATAGCAGCGTTTTCTACCAGTGGACCGAATGCGAAAAAACGCAGTCGGGAGGAGGCCGTTCTCCTTTCAAGTCacggcgcctctgtcgcaCGTTGCGGAAAtgaagcggagagacaggaCAGAGAAGATGCAGACGGCCGAGAGGAAGAGTCGAAACTGAAgccggaggagagagacacgcctATCGTCGAGGATATACTCACGAAAGCCGAAGGCAATCTAAATGCGAAACGGGCTGTCTTGACTGTAAGTAATCCGAGGAGTCTTGAATCCTCAGTTTTCGCCcgaaggggggggcggggggggaggcgtcCTCAAGGCAGATGATGCTGGTGCTGGCCCGGCGTGTTCGGTGTCAGGAGCCTCTCTCAGAACCTCAGCctcacgcagaggcaggggCATCACGGGCGACTGACGAAAATGGTGGAGTGTTTCCACTCAACGGATGTGTGCGAGCAGCCAACGCAGGGCCCGTACAGGATATACGTCCGTCTTGGGGAACTGGGACACACCAGTGACTCCGTTTCAGGCATGCGTGTGATTCAGCGGGAATACTGTATCCCTTTACGGCCTCGGGGGTTGTTGTAGCGTCCGAGCAACTTGAGCAGCTAGGTGTCCTTAGACAGCTTGGAGAGGTCCGGCGCAAGTGGAGGAGCGAATGGGTTTCTGCAAACGCGGCTGTACGACCTTGCCAGCAGGCCTTAGGGGTTAGAGCTCCAGTGTAGAGATACATATCTGGGGAATGAGAAATCGTACAAGGCGTCGGACGAATTGCTTCTTCGGTTGAACTACTGTCGCGGTGCGCGGTGTGCTCTCTGTTTCACCGTAGGTTCGTCGTAAACTGGACGGctacgaggaaggcgaaatTGCGCAGCTCTCAGTCACCGCTCACGTGGCACGTCTCCTCAATGCCGCACAAGACAGGACAGCGCTCGCGCAAATGTTCGTTGGATGGGCTCCGTGGGTGtgagcgcgcgcctctccctgcgccgcgacggcagtgTTTCTGTGCCGGTGTATGTAGTCGTCTTATTCACATATTCCTCTTTGCCGTTGGTGCGTGTCCGCCAGTCACACGCTTCACAGGACGATGTAGCATTCCCGGCATTGATGCATTCATCTCATACTGACTAATTGACGCGGCTTTGCAACGGCATCGGGCTCCCTAGGCACGAGTAATTCGTAGCACGACACAACGTTAGAGAAACCAATACGTGAGCCAGAAAAGTACAGAAATTTACACATGGAAAAACGCCGACGGTTGCGTTTTGATCCAGCCGACACGTATATTCAGCTGCCGGACTCTCGCATCGATACGGAACGCGGCTGCAGATTCTTATTTTTCCTGCCTGCGGGTGGCGCACTGTTCTGATGTACGATCTGCCCAGAACAGCTTCACCTGTGCGTGCTAGCAACACAACTAAGGCGATGTGACGTTTGCAAGCAAgaaggaaggaggcgaaccATAGAAATTCAGGTAAACAGGGACGTCGGACGTCCGCAAATCCGTTTCTGGTTCTGGAGTCCACTTGCGGTCCTCCGAGCATCTGTATTTGATGGTTAAAGGCTCTAATAGCGCCTGCATACTTGCGTATGAGAGGCTCATAGACGCCATGTTCGGCCGCGGGGTCACCTACAGCGCTCACTCGAACTTCGGATTTGCCTGCAGTCTTGACGGGCGAAGTAGCCGCGAGCCCGTATTGCTCATTCGATATCCGAGTTTCTTCTTAGTTTTTCGCACGACGCGAGTCAGGGGGGAATTTCACCCGATGCGGGCACTGCATTCGCTGCATTAGTTAGATGCACAAACTTGTCCACACCAATGTATGGCGCATACACGCTCAAATAATAGAACCTTTCGTTTAGATTCTCCAGGGCGTCTCTGGTGTCCTGAAGGCGCATGAATATCATGAGGATGGAAGTACGTAAAACACAGTGCTTACCTAGTGTATCTGAGCATTTGTCAATATTACATGCGTCGGCGTGGCGGGCCCCGTACGCAGTGCATTGAGGAAGCAGGGGAGACGTGCCACAGTGTTGGCGCCGAGTGCCGCTGCTTCCGTCTGGACGCTGCAGGGTCATCTGTTTTCGCAAACATTGACGTGTAGGATGATGAGAGCATTCTCAACGACAGGGCCGGCAACTGACTTTGGCACTGCGACTTAGGTTGTATGCGTATGCACGCCACCGGCAGAACAAGATAAGACTGCAAACAAGTATTACCTGCTTGCTCTTACTAGGCGGAGCACCACGTGCCACAATGCATGTGGCCCCATGTCGCTGGTTTGCCGACGAGGGAACGCACCCCCAAAGAATAGCAGAAGTCCTGTTTGTCTCACTACTTGAGTCTAGCATTCGCTGTGGTGCCCTAACGATATATTTCTGTGAAGCTCAACTACGGCTGATCCATGTCGTTATCAAGAGCTGTTCCAGTGTCATGTGCATCTTGGGGGTGGTCGGTCGCGTCTCATTCAAACAGCAAGGCTCATATGTACAGTCCTTATGCTGAGGTAGTGCACCATAGACTTGCACCTCGGTATTCACTCCAGTGCATACATTCGACGTCGTTTTGGCATGGTTTTGGCATGCTGATCATGATTCTGAGTCGTTTGGCCTTATCCAGACACGGGGCCCAGCTTTGTGAGTCGAGCTCACCTTCGTTCAGTGAGCTGACCGAGCTCCGTCTCACACTGTGAGCTTGTTTGTCCCAGCTCCAAGTTACACAGCACGCAGTGGTCCCTATGAAGCCCTCGCGGCTAGATGCTACAGGCTGAGCCAGACTCTCAGTTCTATGGCGGGTAATTACCGAGtaggggggaaggggggggagggggggctgcCTGACTTACGTCGAGATTGCTTGCTTGTTATATTTGCTGTATCTCGCTGTCGAGGCTGGAAGCGTGTAAGGTAACGTCAGACGCATTCACCCAAAAGCCGGTAACTGTGTGTCATGTGTTTGGCTCGACTGAGACCTGGCGCACACTCGCAGCTTCTCGGCCTCGCGATTATGGGAACATTTCGTAAGGAGCAGGATTGAAACTTCGTCGCCTCATCGCGAACTTGGTTTCGCCGCCAAAACGGACTACTTTTGGAAGGCAACACTAAATTGGATGGATGCAAAATAATATTGCTTCTGCCATGGTCTGCGCCAGGTGCATGCAGTAGTTGACGCCTCAGTGGCCGGAGCAGAAAATAAAAAGTATAtttgcgccgctgcgaggcggGAGACGAGTTGCCATCGAACATCGCAGTGCTTCCGTGAAATCTTCTACTTttcgtcctctcttcttcaggtTCGTGTATCCATCGGCGCTGGTttgcctgcgtctctggtGCTGTTTCTCATTCTTTTCTTCCGCATTCTTGTCAGCCCTCTACGGCAAAGACACCTGAGGTCGCTGTGCCGTCGAGTagcgaagaaaacgcacaGAGAAACTCAAGCTAAACGGCAGAGCAGTCTATCGAAAAGCCCACACATTCGCAGCTGTGAAAACAGCCTGGCGTTTCTCGGTTTCAATTTTTCATCGCGTTTCAACTCGTTTGTTTCTGTCTTAGTCCGCGTTTTGACATCCGCTTTCGTCGCCGGGCCGAAACACAGCCAGCTGGCTTTCTTTTCATTCCGTCGTCCTGTTCTTCTCCTCCCCTTCCTTTCCGTTTTCTCCGAGAAAGTGTCGCTGCTGTGTAGAAAAACTGacttccttctcgctgttCTTGGGGGAGAAAAGATGAACCGAGGAATGGAGGAGGGAAGAGAGCGCCCGAAGGCCTGGAAGTTGTAGCACAGAGACCAACGCCAGGGCAGGCGCCTCACTTTGCAttgtctgcttcctcttcgtttgtttgtcttttttttctcacaTCCTAAACTCCTTGCAGTATCTGCAATTGCCTACCTCGTTtgttttcgccttcgcttcgcttCGTTGTCCTGTGCGTCGTTTTTATCTGCTTTCAGTCTTTCCTCCCATGTTTCACCTCGTCCCTCTCTGTGTCCGTTTGGGTCGGTGATGTATCAGCTCTAGCGTCTATCGGGAAGCTCGAAAGCACCCGCGTACTGCCTTCTGTCAGtagcgctgcggcgtctttcaGGGGAAAAGATTTCCAGATCTTcagcctctctgcctcgatCTCGTCGAACTGCGGTGTTCTGTCTCTACCTCGCGGCGTAGGGTTCAAGTCTTCCACCTGTTTGTTCTTGTTCGCATCTCTCTCTTTATCCTCGGCGTAGTtctctctccggcgcgcgtATCCTCTCACTCTCACTTGTagttttctttttcctctgcTTAAACCGGGGAGGTCTTTGAAGGCTTTATTTTCGTTTCTTCCACGGCTTCCTCCGCCATGGCGTCCCTGCTTCATTCCTTCATTCTGTCCACGGAGGGGACGTgtgtcggcgacgcggcgttttctcttctcgccaAACTCGGCGGCGCCAAGCTAGGACTGGAGAAGAACTTGACGACTACGTTGTTCTACCTTCGCCACCCCGAGGTCCGCTCACGTTTTTGTATCGTATTTTACCTGGTATCCTTCTTCCCTAAACCGCTGTCGTCCGTTCTTTTCTCTACGCGATACCACCCCGTCCTAAAACGTCCTGTTTTCCCGAAAATGCATGCCCCTGAAGATCTTTTTTCTTCCCGCTGTTTCTGTGTCGCTTCTCCGGCTTCGTTCTTGCCCTCACTTTCAGTTTTCATTTCCGTGTTGTGTATCTTACCTTTGCCGGTTTCGCGTTCCGCTGGGGTGTGCGCATTCTCCTTGCGGTCATTTTGTTTTTTTGCTTCGTGTtgcagcttctgcagcagtTCATGACTGAATGGACTGCGACACAGATCTTGGGGAGTCCCTCGCCAGATGTTGAGCGTCATCTGCACGCGATGCATTGCCACCGCACCGTGCGGCTGCGCCACCAGAGGACTCTCGCAGATCTCGAAACCGTGTGCACGACTGCTGGGCTGCGAGGTAAGTCCAAGAAACGCGTGatgccttctcgccttcaaCCGTGGCATTTACCGGGggaacgccgcgccgcatTCTATTCGTGGACGCGTTGCTGTGCCTTCAGACTAGTGTGATTACCAGCTGCCCCGTCCGGCCACTTCATCGAGGGCGCtacgcctcgccgcgaggaggcgttcGAGTCTGCCGTgggctgggggggggggccggggggggggggggctgtcGCTGACTGGGAGGCACCTCCGCCAGCATGTATCtagatgcatgcgcgcgtgcggGGTCCACAGACGCCTGGGCGTGGAATCGGTACCTGCAGAGCCAGTGGAGCCGTTTCAATgttcatcttcagtattctaggaactgTACTGCCTCTGATTATTCGATTTGAGATATGCACTTCTGTCTCCGGATGGAGATTGCTGGTTGTTGCGGGTGAATCCAGTCTCGCCTGTGGCGTTGATTCCGCGGTGCGTAtcgccgcgtgcgtctgcagctccttCGGGCGCGTGTGATTTCTTCGTCCGTCGGGAGCTCCCTCGAGGCAGGAGGGAAGCGAGAACTGAGTGCAGCTGCTTTCTGCCTTCTACCTCTGTTTTTTCAGAGCCCACGGCGTCTTCGGCTGTCGGCTTCTCGCATGCGAACCGCACGccgggcagcggcgtcttccgGTCGCACAGCAGCATCCACAGCGAGACCGACACCTGGCTAGAGGCTGAGGGCCTCGGCTTCGAAGATGTGGGAGCTGAGCACCGAGTGACGGACTCTTCCTCGGTgacagaggcagagaagtTCCTGCAGACTCTCCCGCCTGAGTTCACAGAGGTGCGCAGCAGTTGCCGCGGCTTGTGCCTTCGTTTCGCTCGTATGTGTTTCACGCAGCAGTGTGTCAGCTCGGTTTTCGGGGTTCGCTGGGGGTGGCTGTTGTCTAGCGCACCAGTTTCGGTGCCCCTCCGGCGGAGGACTCCTGTCTTCGCGGAGATCTCTGCCTCGACTGCTTTTCATTTTGTTTCCCGCAGCGCGGCCTGAGCAGTTGGGGGTCGCCCATGGCTGCTTCCCGTGTCATCTCTTCGGTTTCAGCTTCTGCAGGCCTCCGGGGGCAGCGTATTGACCGCAGGCAGCTCGCCCGCGTGGCGCATGCCCGACGGTGATGAGCAGGGCGGCTTCTTTGGCGATGATCAGTACGAGCAATGCAGCGCATTTGACGGGGGTcaagccgctgcggccttctctccgctgccggcTTATCCgccagaagccgcggaggaggaccaGGAGAAGGCCTCCACGTTTGTCCCGCGCAGCAAGATGGAGTTCTTCGAACACCAGCTGCAGATCCTGTCAGACTTCCTCGTCGATGTAG contains:
- a CDS encoding hypothetical protein (encoded by transcript BESB_004940) produces the protein MASLLHSFILSTEGTCVGDAAFSLLAKLGGAKLGLEKNLTTTLFYLRHPELLQQFMTEWTATQILGSPSPDVERHLHAMHCHRTVRLRHQRTLADLETVCTTAGLREPTASSAVGFSHANRTPGSGVFRSHSSIHSETDTWLEAEGLGFEDVGAEHRVTDSSSVTEAEKFLQTLPPEFTELLQASGGSVLTAGSSPAWRMPDGDEQGGFFGDDQYEQCSAFDGGQAAAAFSPLPAYPPEAAEEDQEKASTFVPRSKMEFFEHQLQILSDFLVDVEQTDKKLDGFLEEAETHGQEGEEA